The DNA segment TCCTTATACCGGATCCGGCGTTGAAGCAAGCCGCTTGGCGATCAATAAGGCTGTGTCGCAAAATATTTTTAAAAAGAATAATATTCCCGTTCCGGAACATGTTATTATCTCCGGTAGTATAAAAGCATCTGAGGATGATCTTGTTAAGTGCTTAGGCGGCCTTCCGGTTGTGGTTAAACCGGCTTTGGAAGGGTCGAGCATTGGCATTACGATCGTTACTGATAAAGCGAAATTAGCTTTAGCCTTACAAGAAGCTCTAAAATTTGGCCCGGATATCATTGTTGAACGTTATGTTAAAGGGCGAGAATTAACCGTCGGTATATTAGATGATCAGGCCTTGCCGGTCATTGAAATAAAACCGCAAAATCCATTTTTTGATTTTTCAGCGAAATATCAAGCAGGAACAACGCAGTATCTTATTCCCGCGCCTATTGCGCCGGAATTAAGCCGTAAGGTCCAAGAGATCGCGCTGAAGGCATATCAGGTTTTAGGCTGTCGCCATCTATCGCGGGTTGATGTGATGATCGATGCAAAAGACAATCCGTATGTTTTGGAGATCAATACCATCCCGGGCTTTACTTCAACGAGTCTTTTACCGAAAGCGGCTAAGATCTCGGGGATCGACTTTTCACAGCTATGTTTAAGATTGGTTTCTTTGGCTTATGAAAAATAAGAATACAAAATCAAAATCATCTTTTAAGATCCTTCCGGCGATCATTATTCTCGTTTTTTTTGCTTTCTTCGGATTTGTTGTCTA comes from the Candidatus Omnitrophota bacterium genome and includes:
- a CDS encoding D-alanine--D-alanine ligase; the encoded protein is MPEVSSAALGRIGVLMGGYSSEREISLRSGRAILEALKNSGCSVEGIDIASHEKHVIVELIKKSSINVAFIALHGKLGEDGAIQQILEELKIPYTGSGVEASRLAINKAVSQNIFKKNNIPVPEHVIISGSIKASEDDLVKCLGGLPVVVKPALEGSSIGITIVTDKAKLALALQEALKFGPDIIVERYVKGRELTVGILDDQALPVIEIKPQNPFFDFSAKYQAGTTQYLIPAPIAPELSRKVQEIALKAYQVLGCRHLSRVDVMIDAKDNPYVLEINTIPGFTSTSLLPKAAKISGIDFSQLCLRLVSLAYEK